A segment of the Neorhodopirellula lusitana genome:
CCACGTCGACCAACGTGATCCCGAAAAGAAGCTCGGCGGGGGCCTCGTTCAGGTTGATTCGGCCAGGCAGGATGTCAGTGTCTTGTGTCGTCAGTTGGTCCATCAACAGCGGCAGGTACTCGGCCATCAAAGTGGCTTCACCGAAGAACGGTGATGAGTACGTTTTCGCATTGTCACCTTCGCCGATCGAGACTTCAGCGTCGATCAAGTCGAGGATTTGGTTCAGTTCGACGCCCGCGCCGGCGGTCAGATCCAGTTCGTCCATTGCTTCGACGGACCACAAAAGTGGTTCCGCGTTGTTGTTCGCTGCTTCGGCAGCGTCCGCGTCGACCTCGTCACCACCGCCAAGCAATGCGGCGGAGTCGGCGAGTGTGGATTTTCCTGACATGCGGTAAGCCACGATGAACGATGCAAAGGTTTCGTCGCCCAACGCGGTCAGCAGTTCTTCGTAAAGAATTTCCAGGTCTTCTTGATTCACATTGACGCGAAAATCGCCTGCGGCAGTTTTGTTGATTTCGGCCCCGTGGACCGTCAGGTACGACGCCCAACCCAGTGCACCGGCGGTGTCAATGCTGGCGGAGGTCCGTTGTTGTTCGTCCAGGTCCAGAATGCCGTTACGATTCGCGTCGGCACCGAACAATAATTGTGGTGTCACGCCACGCACCAACAATAATTCTTCGACACTTTCCAGCGGGCCGTTGGCGGCCGAGTACGGCGTCGGCAACGAGGCGTAGTATTCGTCTTCGCATCCAAGCGGTCGTGGATCGGTGTCTTCGTCGATCCAGTCCAGAATCGCGTCGGCGATCGAAGCGTCCATTCCTGGCAAAGTCATCAATAAAGTCAACGCGATGTCTTCGGTTTCGTCCAATTCGCTGTCTTCGGACGTACCGGAGTCTTCGCCCGTTCCCAGGAGTCCCTCAATGTCGACTGAGCTATTGGACAACAGCGTCAATGCGTCGAGGGCTGCGGAGTTTTCTTCTAGTACTAACAGGGCGTTGATGTTCAGCCGAGCGGACTCGTTTTGTAAACCGAAACGCAGTCCACCCAAGCGACCTTCATCGGTCAGTCCGGGAGCGAGGACGGTGAACTGTTGCGACGCTTCGTCGACACCACCGGCCAACGGAATGCCACGTAAAAGCGACGGGTTGTTGAACATGCCGCCAGACGCATCGAGTTGTTCCCGGGGTTGGCTCAATAACAGCCGAATCGTTTCCACACCCGAGTCCACGTTCAGTCGAGTTTGAACTATGTCCCCTTGCAGGTACGAGGTCTCGTCGGCGGCTAGCATCAATTCCGTGAACGAGTAAACCGCCATGGTCGCAACGGCGAGCACGACCAAAACCAGCACCAGAAAGAACCCGCCGCGTTGATGACGGCGGCTTGAACGGGAGCCACTGGCCGAACGAAATGCAGCGATCGAATGCGGAGTGCTCATTGAAACGGAAGCGACTTTAGAAGGCACTGGTGCTTGTCTCCGTAGTCGTGGTTTCGGTGGTGGCGTCCAGGTCGTCTTCGGCGTCCTCGGGGTGGCTCATTGGAAGATAGATCACATGGGTGAAAGTGCGAGCTTCTTGGCCTTCGTCGCCATTCATTTGCAGCTGAACTCGAATCGCCATTGGCAGGTAGCCGTATTCGTCGGAGTTGAAATAGGGCAGCCAGTTGATACCGTCGTAGTACTCGAAGTTGATCGCGACAATTTCCGGTGCCAGGATTTCGCCGACACTTTGCAGTCTCGCCAGGCCACCGGTCAGCGAGGCGTGGGAGTGGATGGCTCGGTCGATCTGGCGTCGGACCAGGCCGCCGGTCAACGAGGGCTCTTCGTCGTTTTCGTCGATCGTGATCCCATTGTCGTCGGCCAATTGAGCCAACGCGTCGTTGCCCATTCCTGAGCCAGCCATGCTGACAAAGTAGGTGACCGTTTTGATGTCGCTGGGGCGATCCTGCAATTGGTTGCCATCGGCGGAAAGCGAAGGGTCCAGCACGGTGTCTTCCAGTCGTGGAAGACGGCTGGTGTCGATTTGCAGTTGAGTGTCGCTGCCGATCAGGCCCGGTGATTGAAGCACGGTGCCGCCAACCGTTAGGTCGACGGTGGAGCTGATTTCGGAGTCAAGAAGATCGGTGTCCTCCGGCAGGTCTTCGGCTCCCGCGATACCACTGTCTGCGCCAGAGTCGAGCGAGTCGGTTAGTCCCTCCAGAGGTGAAGCGGCCGCCTCCAGAATTCCAGCGAGTTCGTCCGTGCTGACTGGACGCGTGGTGATCGACATGCGGATGTCGTCTTCGATCATTTGCAAAACGGCGGTCGCGATTTGGGAATCGCGGAAGGTCGCTTCGGCGGTGCCCATATCGCGGACATAAAACGTCATCGCACTGCTAACCAGCGTCATCAAGACGACGCACATGGAAAGCGAAAGCAACATTTCCAGCAGAGTGAAAGCGGATCGAGTTGGGGAAGTTTGGACCGAACCCGTGTCCCGTACGGTAGATTCTTTGCGAGAGAGTTTAGTTGCAAAACGAGGCAACTGAGGCTGGATTCGCATGGCCGTTGAAGACCCACGCAGTGCGAATGGGGAAAGTGAAGTCTTCGTCTCTAGTAGCGTGGCGACCATTGATGGAATGCTTGAACCGGCTTGAGGCTGGGGGCCGGCCAATGTTGGTTTTGTCAGGTGGTTAGAGGGCATCGGTTAACCCCAGTTCTTCTTCACGCAAGGCTGCTTCTTCCGCGGCCGCATCGGCCAAGCCTAACAATGGATCGATCATCCAGCGGGTGATTGAATAGGTTGCCGTTGGAGTGCCTCCGTTCGCCCGGTTTGCTTGGACGCTGACCCGGATCGCCAACATGCCATCGATGGAAGCTGGCACCACGTCGACTTGGTATTCAAACGGAGTCGTCGACGCGGAGTCCATCGGATCGATCGGCGACAGCGGCACGGTTTGAGGGGATTGATCACTGACCAGAATTTGAGCGAGTTGACTTTGTGCGATCATGCGAGCCTGAGCAAGTTGCTCGGCCTCCATCGCCGCATCGGTCCCGGTCATCGCGACTTGGGCCAGGATGCCTAGTGAAGCACCCAGCAAGCCGACCGCCAGAATCATTTCTAGCAGCGAGAAACCATGGCGGGTTTCGCGAGCCGATCTTGTTCGGTTGGGTGCAGCGAAGGTCAACATGTTCACAGTCCCTTCACTTCGACGGATCCGGTTAGCCCACGAAGCAGGACAAAAACGTCGGGCGACAGACTATCCGAGACCGTCAAAATCGCGTTACTGGTTTGCCCGGTGGGATAGAAGTAAACCGACCCGGAAGTCGTGTTGCTGGTATCCGTCCCGGTGGCTTCCGTGGTGAGGGAGGCCGCCTCGATGCTTCCTGATCCTCCAACCGCGCTGGTGACGATGGAGCTGACCTGGACGCCTTCGGGCAATTCGATTGTCCAGCCTTCTTCTTCGGCGTTCATGGAATTGGTGCTGATCGCGCCAGTCGTTTGATCAGCGTCTGACAACAGTGACGCCTGCCCGCCGGACTGATCGTTCGCCTGCAAGGCATCCGCAGCGGAGAAAACAGGTGTGATCGTCAATAGATTTTCGGCTGATTCAGTTGACAGTTTCATCACACGCCCATTTCGCATCGCATAAACACGCAAGCGAATCATCTCTGCACGAACTTGGTCGGTCGCACGAACCAATCGACGATCCGTTAACAGACCGCCAATCGTCGGCAGCACGAGTGCAGCAGCAGCGGCAAAGATCGTCATCGCGAGCAGCAGTTCAATGATCGTGAAGCCGGACGCTCGACGTGAGATCCGCAGGCGATCGAAACGACCAAGCTGGCAGTCCGCCAACGCAGTCGCGCGCCGAATCACACCCGATGAAACGCAGCAGTGCGTCGCGCTCGGCTTAGCGGCCGAGATCGCGACTGGCATCGATGTAGCGATTGCCATCTTTGCGATTGGCATCTTCGCGGTTGGCATCTTCGCGGTTGGCATCTTCGCGGTTGGCATCACAGAACGCTGCGATGAAATGGTCAAAGCCTACCGTCCCGTAACCGTGAGGTCGTCTTCGGTGTTCATTTGGCCGTCTAGGCCGGCGCTTTTGATTTCGAACTCATTGCCCTTCACGCTCATGTCGAACGAATTGCCCCAGGCATCGGTCGGGATGCTTTCGATGATCGAATCGACCCACTTGGCCTTCTTCGACGAATCGCTCGGCCCGTCACGGAGGTTGTCGAGTGATTCAGGAAGCTCATTCATTTTGAGCTTGTAATAAACAATGTTGCTCTTCAACGAGTTCAGCTGGGTTTGGGTTGCCTTGATATCGGCGTCGGATTTGGCACCCGAAACGTTGACGACCACGATGCCGCCGATCACGACCAAGATCGAGAGCACCAGCATCAACTCAAGCAGCGTGAAGCCGCGGCGACTGGATGCGGAAGTGTTTTGGCCCTGGGTCATACGGCGAGCACGGCGGCGGAGACGTTGGGTGGATTCGGTGGAACGGGGCATGCAAGTGGCTGACGGTGCGGAGGAATTGACGGGGGTACTGGAAATGGATGGGATGGGCATGGTGCGAATGGGCATCGTGCGAGTGGGGGCGGGGAGTGAAAGGGCAGGGAGCGTGAACTCAGCGTCGCAAAGCTCGCCAATTCGACGGGCGAGCCGACTTCCAAGGCGAGTATTTCGCGACGAGTCTACCATTGTGAAGTGGAACCCCCACAACGCAAGTAAGTTCCGCGAAGAGCAGTGGAAGGAATTCGGGTTGTTGCGACTGTGACATTTCACCTCGGGTCCGCCAAGCCGACGCGGAGAGCCCTTTGGAATTCAATCGGGGGGGTGATTCTTGCCGACTTGGCGAGCTGTCGGGAACTTTTGTGGTTTTTTACCGTCAATAATGGGATCGTTTCTAATCGAAAACGTTTCTCCTAATTATGGTTGGTTTGGAAGGTGTGCATTATTCCGGTTGTCGGTTCCTAAAGGTTCCTATTTCCCCTAAAATCCGCTCCTTATGTGTAATCCAGGGCGGTTAGGTGAATTCATCGAATTCGCACACCGCCCCCCCAGCTGGGCTGACTTTTTTTTCCAACGTTGAGAGCTACAGATGTCCCGTCGTCCCTCCTCTGCTCATTCCCGTTTTCGCAGTTCAGCCGCCCGATTCCGCAGTGCAGCCCAAGAACGCCGACGCAAGGTGCAGAACCCGTTGCGGTCGGAGCGTCGTCTGAACCACGAGACACTGGAGAAGCGAGAGCTATTGGCGGCTGACTTGCTTGCCGTCCGTCCGGATGCAGGAGCGTTGATTGGCGAAGACACGGTCTTGCAGACGCCGCCAAGAGAAATCAGCTTGCTGTTTAACGGCACCGCGGACCTGAATGAAGCGACCATTGATGGCAATGTTCGTCTGGTGCGAGCCGGTGGTGACGGCACCTTTGGCGACGGCAATGAAGTCGCCGTGTCATTGGGCTACGTCGGCTTGGTTGATCCCGGCGACGTGTCCGAAGGGAACCTGCACAAGATCGTGCTGCGTCCATCCAGCATCGCTTCGCACAACGCCACCGATCCCTCGATCGCCTTCCCTGACGACCTGTACCGAGTTGAGATCATTGGCAGCGGCGCGAACCCGCTGGAAGACAACTCCGGCGACGCATTCAACGACGGCGAAGACTCGATCACCGAATTCCGCTTGGACCGCGGGGCGCAGGTCATCGCCGTGATTCCACAACCGGTCACGCGAGATGGTGCAGGTAACCTGGAAGCGAATTTGAACCGAGTGGACGTGTACTTCGATCAAGAGATGGACGCGACTGAAGTCGTTAACACTAGCTTCTATCGCTTTGTGGACAGCAACAACTCCGCTGCGCCCGTTTTGAATCCGAACTCGGTCGATTACTTCCCCGAAGAGAACCGGGCACAGCTGAATTTCCTAAACGACACCGATCTACAGGCGACGATTTATCGACTGGATATTGGATCCGATGCAACGCTTCCAGGATCGGGGACGTTGCTTCCGGCCAGCCCGTTTTCCGGTGAAATCGGCACTGCGTTCGGGGATTATATCAATGGCGCCACGGACGGTGATTTTGGCCTGATTGGCTCCGGCACCATCTCTCAGTTCGCGTCGCAGATTTCAGCAGCGGGTTCCGTTTCCTTGCCCGCGCGACCCGGGGGAATTGATGAACCAGGTCACCGTGAAATTCAACTTGAAAATCATTATCTAAATGCTTCCTTTGAGGAAATGTACGGCGTTGATCAGGTCGCCCCGCTGGAGATCGAAAAACGCTACTACGCATTCCCTGCGAATTTCCAAAGCAACGGTGTTACGGAGTATGAAAACTTCATCACACCATCGGAGAAGGAGATCGCTCGCGGGATTCTAGAAATCTACGCTCAGCAGATTGGTGTTGAATTCATCGAGACCGATGATCGGGATGACCCACGAGCGCCAACTGGCGTGCTGGTTATCGGCAAGGGGGACTTGCAGGCGGCTGATCCAGAGGCGACCTCAGGCCCTGGCGGGACGGCAGGCTTGGGTGGCGGAAATATTGTTGTTCTCGACAAGGACGACTTTACGGAAAGTGAGCGCTCGTTCGGCGATAGCTTCACCAGCGTCTTGTTCCATGAAATTGCGCACGCTCTAGATGCAGGTCATGCCTACGAACTTGCGGCGCTTCAGGGGCAAGGGGTTCCGGGCGACGTGGAACCGGGGGACGACGACATCGTTCACCTGCAACGCGTATCACCTCCCAACGCGAACGACATCGACCTTTATAAGTTCAGTTTGGATAGTCCAGGGACCGTCCAGATTGAAACGATTGCGGAACGATTGACTCTCGCCGAGCACGGCAAAGAGACCAGCACGTTGGATACGGTGTTGCGTTTGTTCCGTCGCAACGATGATGGAACTTCGGAGCTGATTGCGCAGAACGACCGTTACTTTGGTAGCGATTCCTACTTGGATGTCGAACTGGAAGCTGGAGACTATTACTTCGGGGTTAGCAGTGCTGGAAATGATCAATACGATCCAGCGATCGCCGATTCGGGCTTCGGTGGGGTTACCGATGGTGAGTACGAGTTGCGACTCTCGTTTTCGGCCACGCCCAATTCGCCGGCCACGTCAACGAATCATTTGGTCGACACCGACGGAACGTTGCTTGATGGCGATGGTGACGGCACTGCGGGTGGCGTTCATTCGTTTTGGTTTGAAGTCGCCGCGGACACGATCTATGTCGACAAGCTGTCGACCGCAGCGGCACCTGATGGTTCGCTTGCGAGTCCCTACTCAACGATTGCGCCCGCATTGCTTGCCGCGCAAGGTGGCAGCCGGACACTGGTGCGGATTGTGGGCAACATCGAAGCGGGCGATTCAGACGGATTGCTAACCGCAACGCCTTACTTGCTTGGTTTGGACACCGCCGGCAACTCGCTGGCCGACGGAAGTCGTTTGGACGTGCCAGCGAACACGACGGTGCGGATCGAAGCGGGGGCATTGTTGAAGTTGCGTGCCACCAACATTGATGTCGGAACCTCATCGATTGGTGCGGTGCGTGCCGAGGGTGCGATTCAGGTCTTGGGAACTCCCGATTTACCCGTCTATTTGCGTTCGTTCCGTGACGATGCAGCGGGCGGTAATACGGATGGGACCCCAACCAACCAAGCGACCGCTGGAGACTACGGCGGGATTGTCATTCGAAGCGACTCGGATCTTGAGGACGATGGTGTTTACCTAAACACAATTAACCACGCCGACATTCAAAACGGTGGTGGTAAGAGTTTCCAAAACAGCACGCGAGTATTCTCGCCAATCGATATCGACCAAGCTCGCCCAACGATCAGCTTCAATACGATTACGAATGCGGGCAAGGCAGCGATCTCGGCAAGCCCCGATAGTTTCGATGATTCCAACGGGCGGATCGGGCCAGACATTGAGGGCAACTACCTCAGTGGCAACACCGACAATGGGTTGTTCATCGGGATCCCCACGAACCTGGGTAGTGCGGTTCAGCAGATGACCGTGTCGGGCCGTTTCGACGACACCGATATCACGCACATTCTAACTGAATCGCTGATCATCACGGGAAATCCTGGTGGTCCGGAAGTGGTGGGTGGTGTGTTGTCTGCTCGCGCTTCGGGGCGATTGATGATTGATCCAGGCACGGTCATCAAGTTGCAAGAGGCTCGCATCGAAGCCGAACGTGGTGCAGCGACCTTGATTGCCGAAGGAACACCTGACAAGCCGATCATTTTCACCTCGTTAGACGACAATCGCTACGGCGGTAGTGGTGTCTTCGATACTAACTCAGGCATCGGTGCGGCGGCGGCCGGCGATTGGGGGGGGATCTTCTTCAGTCAAGGCACGCAAGGCAGTATCGATCATGCCGTGATCACGTACGGCGGTGGCGTGGTGCCTACGGGTTCAACGGGTGGCGGGGCAGCGGATCGCTTCAATGCCGTTGAGATTCACCAAGCGGATGTGCGGATTGCGAATACGCTGATCACGCAAAACGCCAGCGGCAATGCGGCTTCGGACCGTTTTGGCCGAGGGAACAATCAGGCGGCCGCAATTTACGTTCGCGGCTCGCAGCCCATTTTAATTGGCAACCAAATCGTCGATAATGACGGTCCTGCAATCAACATCAACGCGGACTCGTTGCAGTTCCAGTCGCTAGTCGACCCAGGCCGCAGCACGGGTGCCGCGGATCGCTATTCCGAGTTCGACGACAATCGCGGGCCGCTGATCCGGCTCAACGAATTGGATCAAAACGAGACCAACGGTCTTTATATTCGCGGAGAAGAATTGACCACCGAGAGCATCTGGGATGACTCGGATATTGTGCATGTTTTGGCTGGCGAAATTCTGATTGGCAACCATCACACGTACAGCGGCTTGCGTTTGCAAAGCAATGTGTCCGAGAGCCTGGTCGTCAAGGTGATCGGAAACGACTCCGGGTTCACGGCAACGGGGACACCGCTGGACATCGACGATCGAATCGGTGGGACCATTCAGGTCATCGGCTTGCCTGGTTACCCAGTGGTCATCACTCACATCAAAGATGATACCGTCGGTGCAGGATTTACCCCCGATGGTCGCGTGATGTTTGACACTGACAATGCCGACACAACCGTTACCGTGCTAGATGAGTGGCGTGGTTTCTTGTTTGACGAATGGAGCAACGATTCCAACGTTGCAATCATTCGCGAGGCAGAATCACCGCTGACCGGCGGAAACGATATCAACTCCAACCCGGTCACCAAGGCGCAGCCACTTGGTGCGTTGGCCCCGGATCAAAAGAGTGGCGACGAGAACCGCCGTCTCGGATTTGAAGTTCAAGGTTACATCAGTCCAGATGATGCCACCGACGTCGATGTTTATAGCTTCAGTGGCGAAGCCGGGACCAAGGTATGGTTTGACATTGATCGCACCTACACCAGCTTGGACTTGGTGCTGGAAGTCGTACTTGATGATGGGACCGATTCCGGATCTGTACTTGCTGCCATCGATCAGCCTGCGGATGCGTCTCTGATTGAGGAGCCTTTGTTGGGCGGCGACTTCTATTCGCTATCGAATAACGACCCCGGCGGCTTCATGGTATTGCCAGCGACTGGCACTTACTATGTTCGCGTGAAGGCCGCCGCCGTTGACCATGACAACAATCCCGCTACTGACGATATCCCGGTTACCAAAGGCGAATACCAGTTACAGATTCGTTTGCAACAGGTAGATGAGTTCCCCGGTTCAACTGTGCGTTACGCCGATGTGCGTTACGCGAACTTCGCATTCGATATCGATGGTTTGCCGCGGCACAGCCCTTTGGTGGGCGATGCGGTTGAAGTTAACGATGCCCCGGACTCAATTACCGGGCAGGATTTAGGCAACTTGCTGGAAACCGATATCGCGGCATTGTCGATTGCCGGTTCGTTGGCCAGTGCGACCGACGTCGATGTGTTTGCGTTCGACGTCAGCCACGAAGGAACCCAGGTCATTCCTGGAGTGACGGAAGATACGGGTACGGTCGCTGTCGTCTTTGACCTGGACTATGCCGCCGAGAAACGGGGTGATACGAGCATCGCGGTGTTCAACGCGAACCAAGAGTTGATTTTCATCGGCCGCGATTCCAACGTTGAAGACGACCAGCCCGAAGTGGGTGGTGACGGCAAGAGTCTGGACGACTTATCGCGTGGTTCATTGGGTACCGACGACCCGTACATTGGCCCGGTCCACCTGAACGCTGGTGAGAAGTATTACGTTGCCGTGATGAGTAACCAGTCGATGCCTTCGGTATTGGCTTCGCAGTTCTCGCTGACTGGCCCCAATGGCACCGGCGATGCGGGGATTTTGACGCGGCTTGAACCGGCCAATTCGGTGGATCGAGTGGTCGAGGACCATATTGGCTTCACTGGCTACACGTCGTACTTGCTTCCGGTCGAACCAACAACGGCTGGACCGCTGTTAGATATTTCAACCAAGGCGAGCCTGGACGACAACATCACGGCATTCCGTTTTGCGGATGTGCCGCTATTCATTGCTACCGATAGTGCTGGTAACAACGGGGACAACTTCTACACCTACAATCCGTTTACCGGCGAGGAAGACACGGACCTTACACCGGATGACGATAATTTGGTGGCAGGGGAAGATGATATCCAAGATATCGTCATTCGAGGTGATGGTCGTATGTTTGGCTATCAGATGATGTTGCCTGCTAATAACAACGCGACAGACGATCACGACTTGGTGGGGCGACTATCCCAGCTAGATCCGGCGACTGGTGAGTTCATCGCGGGAACCACCCAGGACGACAATATTCCGGGAACGGAAGGCTTCAGTAACGTTGCTACAATTCCAGATCCGATTGACAACAATAACAGTACCGACAATCGACTCGAACGGGCGCGGCAGGTTACTAATTCTAACGGCGCCGATGCCGTTACATTCCGTCGGAGGGACTCCTTCGGGCCGGCTGCTAACCCAGTGCCTGTGTACGAATCCTACTACGCTGTTAGCGAAGGGGGCAACGAGGGCGGTTCGCGACTTTACCGTGCCGACGAAAATGGTGATGCAACACCAGCCCCCGAGACATCAATAGGCGGCGAACCTGACACGCCTCGGTATGGTCTGGTCGGTAACATCCAGCCAGCTGGCGTGGAGTATGCCGATGGATTCTTTACCGTTTCCAACGGAGCGGCCGATCCAGCAAGGACGCGAGTTTACGTGCGGTCGACTGTTCCAGGCGAAGCTGGCAATGTCACCATTGAGTTTGATACTCGTAATGATGCAAACACGAC
Coding sequences within it:
- a CDS encoding prepilin-type cleavage/methylation domain-containing protein; its protein translation is MPSNHLTKPTLAGPQPQAGSSIPSMVATLLETKTSLSPFALRGSSTAMRIQPQLPRFATKLSRKESTVRDTGSVQTSPTRSAFTLLEMLLSLSMCVVLMTLVSSAMTFYVRDMGTAEATFRDSQIATAVLQMIEDDIRMSITTRPVSTDELAGILEAAASPLEGLTDSLDSGADSGIAGAEDLPEDTDLLDSEISSTVDLTVGGTVLQSPGLIGSDTQLQIDTSRLPRLEDTVLDPSLSADGNQLQDRPSDIKTVTYFVSMAGSGMGNDALAQLADDNGITIDENDEEPSLTGGLVRRQIDRAIHSHASLTGGLARLQSVGEILAPEIVAINFEYYDGINWLPYFNSDEYGYLPMAIRVQLQMNGDEGQEARTFTHVIYLPMSHPEDAEDDLDATTETTTTETSTSAF
- a CDS encoding type IV pilus modification PilV family protein yields the protein MLTFAAPNRTRSARETRHGFSLLEMILAVGLLGASLGILAQVAMTGTDAAMEAEQLAQARMIAQSQLAQILVSDQSPQTVPLSPIDPMDSASTTPFEYQVDVVPASIDGMLAIRVSVQANRANGGTPTATYSITRWMIDPLLGLADAAAEEAALREEELGLTDAL
- a CDS encoding general secretion pathway protein GspK, whose product is MSTPHSIAAFRSASGSRSSRRHQRGGFFLVLVLVVLAVATMAVYSFTELMLAADETSYLQGDIVQTRLNVDSGVETIRLLLSQPREQLDASGGMFNNPSLLRGIPLAGGVDEASQQFTVLAPGLTDEGRLGGLRFGLQNESARLNINALLVLEENSAALDALTLLSNSSVDIEGLLGTGEDSGTSEDSELDETEDIALTLLMTLPGMDASIADAILDWIDEDTDPRPLGCEDEYYASLPTPYSAANGPLESVEELLLVRGVTPQLLFGADANRNGILDLDEQQRTSASIDTAGALGWASYLTVHGAEINKTAAGDFRVNVNQEDLEILYEELLTALGDETFASFIVAYRMSGKSTLADSAALLGGGDEVDADAAEAANNNAEPLLWSVEAMDELDLTAGAGVELNQILDLIDAEVSIGEGDNAKTYSSPFFGEATLMAEYLPLLMDQLTTQDTDILPGRINLNEAPAELLFGITLVDVETIAAIVETRGAGGMNSGDGTTDRTHETWPLTEGLVTVDQMRALLPLVTTGGSVYRAQIVGFNASSGLASRAEAIIDATTLNPRVVAYRDLTHLGRGFDMSILGSPLTSN
- a CDS encoding pilus assembly FimT family protein, which encodes MPTAKMPTAKMPTAKMPIAKMAIATSMPVAISAAKPSATHCCVSSGVIRRATALADCQLGRFDRLRISRRASGFTIIELLLAMTIFAAAAALVLPTIGGLLTDRRLVRATDQVRAEMIRLRVYAMRNGRVMKLSTESAENLLTITPVFSAADALQANDQSGGQASLLSDADQTTGAISTNSMNAEEEGWTIELPEGVQVSSIVTSAVGGSGSIEAASLTTEATGTDTSNTTSGSVYFYPTGQTSNAILTVSDSLSPDVFVLLRGLTGSVEVKGL
- a CDS encoding type II secretion system protein GspG, translating into MPRSTESTQRLRRRARRMTQGQNTSASSRRGFTLLELMLVLSILVVIGGIVVVNVSGAKSDADIKATQTQLNSLKSNIVYYKLKMNELPESLDNLRDGPSDSSKKAKWVDSIIESIPTDAWGNSFDMSVKGNEFEIKSAGLDGQMNTEDDLTVTGR